A stretch of the Papaver somniferum cultivar HN1 chromosome 6, ASM357369v1, whole genome shotgun sequence genome encodes the following:
- the LOC113290120 gene encoding BTB/POZ domain-containing protein At1g30440-like has protein sequence MASMKLGSKTDAFQKQGQAWFCTTGLPSDVVVEVGEMSFHLHKFPLLSRSGVLERLIAEASNEDEDGCVVQLPDIPGGPKAFELVAKFCYGVKLELSASNVVYLRCAAEHLEMTEEYGEGNLIAQAELFLNQVVLRSWKDSLKALQTCEDLLPHADDLQIVKRCIESLAMKASTDPNLFGWPIMEHGGPMQSPGGSVLWNGISTGARPRNLNSDWWYDDVSNFSLPTYKKLISVMESRGIKPEIIAGSLTSYAKRYLPGLNRRQSVNESSSRSLGAPPPEEEQKLFLEEIDRLLPMQKGLTSTKFLFGLLRTALILRASPACISNLERRIGMQLDQATLEDLLMPNFSYTMETLYNVECVQRILEHFLTMDQATDGASPCSIDDGQLMGLPSLTPITMVAKLIDGYLAEVAPDINLKLPKFQSLAGAVPEYGRPLDDGLYRAIDIYLKSHPWLADSEKEELCRLMDCQKLSLEACTHAAQNERLPLRVIVQVLFFEQLQLRTSIAGCFLVSDNLEGSRQLRSGFAGSNEGGGGGWSTAVRENQVLKVGMDNMRMRVSELEKECTNMRQEIEKIGHVAKTSSSAWGSVSKKFGFKLKSQMCSAQEGSVSNQNKNGNIKIEKVKEKQGKQKKKVTTD, from the exons ATGGCAAGTATGAAGCTCGGATCTAAAACTGATGCATTCCAGAAGCAAGGCCAAGCCTG GTTTTGTACAACTGGTCTTCcaagtgatgttgttgttgaagttggAGAAATGTCGTTCCATCTACATAAA TTCCCATTGCTTTCGCGGAGTGGGGTCCTAGAACGATTGATTGCAGAAGcatcaaatgaagacgaagacgGCTGTGTGGTTCAACTACCTGACATTCCGGGAGGCCCCAAAGCATTTGAACTTGTAGCAAAGTTCTGTTACGGTGTGAAGCTCGAACTCAGCGCGTCAAATGTTGTTTACCTGCGATGTGCTGCCGAGCATCTTGAAATGACTGAAGAGTATGGAGAGGGAAATCTGATCGCACAAGCAGAATTATTCCTCAATCAAGTTGTTCTTCGTAGTTGGAAAGATTCTCTGAAGGCACTCCAGACCTGTGAGGACTTACTTCCTCATGCTGATGACCTCCAAATTGTAAAGAGGTGCATTGAGTCACTCGCCATGAAAGCGTCAACAGATCCAAATCTTTTCGGCTGGCCCATTATGGAGCATGGTGGACCCATGCAAAGCCCTGGTGGTAGTGTTTTGTGGAATGGCATTAGCACTGGAGCCAGACCAAGAAATTTGAATTCAGATTGGTGGTACGACGATGTATCAAATTTTAGTCTGCCTACCTATAAGAAACTGATCTCTGTGATGGAATCCCGAGGTATCAAACCGGAAATAATAGCCGGATCCTTAACTTCTTATGCAAAGAGATATCTCCCTGGTTTAAACAGGCGTCAGTCGGTAAATGAGTCTAGTTCCCGCTCTTTGGGGGCTCCCCCACCGGAGGAAGAACAAAAGCTTTTTCTTGAGGAGATTGATAGATTACTTCCAATGCAAAAGGGCCTTACCTCAACGAAATTTCTCTTTGGATTGCTCCGAACAGCTTTGATCCTTCGTGCAAGTCCAGCTTGCATATCTAATCTGGAGAGAAGGATAGGGATGCAGTTGGACCAGGCAACCCTTGAAGATCTATTGATGCCCAACTTTTCTTACACCATGGAAACACTTTATAATGTTGAGTGTGTGCAGCGAATTCTAGAGCACTTTTTGACCATGGATCAAGCAACTGACGGGGCTTCTCCATGCTCAATTGATGATGGTCAGTTAATGGGATTGCCTTCTTTGACTCCAATCACGATGGTGGCTAAGCTTATTGATGGGTATCTCGCTGAGGTTGCTCCTGATATTAATTTGAAGCTTCCCAAGTTTCAGTCATTAGCTGGAGCTGTTCCCGAATATGGAAGACCATTGGATGACGGGCTTTACCGTGCTATCGACATTTATCTAAAG TCACACCCCTGGCTGGCAGACTCGGAGAAGGAAGAACTTTGCAGACTAATGGACTGTCAGAAGCTCTCCCTAGAAGCATGTACCCATGCGGCGCAAAATGAGAGGCTTCCCCTCAGAGTAATAGTTCAAGTCTTATTTTTTGAGCAACTCCAGCTCAGGACTTCAATTGCAGGTTGTTTCTTAGTCTCTGACAATCTTGAAGGATCAAGGCAGTTGAGAAGTGGATTCGCAGGATCAAATGAAGGTGGTGGCGGTGGATGGTCAACGGCCGTCAGGGAAAATCAAGTATTGAAGGTGGGTATGGATAATATGAGAATGCGGGTATCTGAACTCGAGAAGGAATGCACAAATATGAGacaggaaattgagaaaataggtcaTGTGGCCAAGACTTCTTCAAGTGCGTGGGGATCCGTCTCGAAAAAGTTTGGTTTTAAACTTAAATCACAGATGTGTAGTGCTCAAGAAGGGTCTGTTAGTAACCAGAATAAAAATGGAAATATAAAGATTGAAAAGGTGAAGGAaaaacaagggaagcagaagaagaaagtaACTACAGACTAG
- the LOC113290121 gene encoding uncharacterized protein LOC113290121, giving the protein MKKQPQKKVDDSVIIPPNEQRCVVHDGKKWRCKNRIADTSIRYCEKHDRAKKKYKLVQSETLMEKNKNGKEGNSSSECNGGGLEKSEFECKEKRKRTLTKEVQIHHSCVERRVSNRLNQKKENTRILDDDLTVNESTTTIQQITNHDVSYRIEDGPPGFLTKSLKAEATETNLETHSKRCYEELKSSGESTNREVELGKLLGHFESERLRLSVELQRKRNECVEIQGKLVDLERRKIAAGDELKQLKWRQERDADSRIARLQQGQKVLGQRQERILRRITHFGEELKKMDTELKHGKRREDGEIQVWKKKFCDLETRLLSIQKVIQI; this is encoded by the exons atgaagaagcaGCCCCAGAAAAAGGTCGATGATTCTGTTATCATTCCTCCAAATGAGCAGCGATGTGTTGTACATGATGGGAAGAAGTGGAGATGCAAGAATCGAATTGCTGATACTAGTATCAGATATTGTGAAAAACACGATCGAGCGAAGAAGAAGTATAAGTTAGTTCAAAGTGAGACTCTGATGGAAAAGAATAAAAACGGAAAGGAAGGTAACAGTAGCAGTGAATGTAATGGTGGTGGTTTGGAGAAATCTGAGTTTGAGTGTAAAGAGAAGAGGAAAAGAACGTTGACAAAGGAAGTTCAAATTCATCATAGTTGTGTAGAGCGTAGAGTTTCAAATCGCTTGAATCAGAAGAAGGAGAATACGAGGATATTAGATGATGATCTGACTGTTAATGAATCAACAACAACGATTCAACAAATTACTAATCACGATGTCT CTTACAGAATTGAAGATGGTCCGCCAGGTTTTCTGACGAAGAGTTTGAAAGCTGAAGCTACAGAGACAAACTTAGAGACTCATTCGAAGAGATGTTATGAGGAGCTGAAATCATCTGGAGAATCTACAAACCGTGAAGTTGAATTGGGGAAACTCTTGGGTCATTTTGAAAGTGAACGTCTCCGGTTGTCTGTAGAGCTTCAGAGGAAGAGAAACGAGTGCGTCGAAATCCAGGGCAAGTTAGTCGATTTAGAGCGTAGAAAGATTGCTGCTGGAGATGAGTTGAAGCAGTTAAAGTGGAGACAAGAAAGAGATGCAGATTCGCGCATTGCCCGCTTACAGCAAGGTCAGAAGGTTTTAGGCCAAAGACAGGAGAGAATACTAAGAAGAATCACTCACTTCGGGGAGGAACTAAAAAAGATGGACACTGAATTGAAACATGGTAAAAGGAGGGAAGATGGCGAGATtcaagtttggaagaagaagttttgcGATTTGGAGACCCGACTCTTGAGCATCCAAAAGGTAATTCAGATTTAA